The DNA region CGCAACGGGCTCGCCCACCTGATCGACTTCGGCATCGCCCGCAGCCAGGGCGACTCGAAGATGACCGCGACCGGGATGATGATCGGCACGCCGGACTTCGTCGCTCCCGAGCAGGCGATGGGCTCGCCCGCCAGCCCGGCGTCGGACGCCTGGCAGCTCGCCGCGACGGTCAGCTACGCGCTCTCGGGCCAGCCGCCGCGCGGCACCCGGGAGACCCCGATGGCGGCGCTGATGGCCGCCGCCCGTGCCGAACCGGTGTCGAAGCTGCCGAACCGCAGCGCCCACGCCCGGATCCTCATCGCGTCACTCGACCAGGAGCCCCGCCGCCGCCCGACGCTCACCGCCGTGCGACGCGACGTCGAAGGCTGGCTGGCTCGTGCCGGCAAGTCGCCGGACGGCCCGGTGACGCAAATCGTGCCGCGCCGCCCTCCGCAGCAGCAGCCGCAGCCCCATCAGCAGCCGCAGCCTCAACGCCACCCGCGCTGACCTGCGGAAGGAGAGCAAGGGACCTTTGCTACCACTTATCTCGACGTCGAGACAAGTGGTAGCAAAGGTCCCTTGCTCTTCCTCAGTCGACGATGACCCAGGTCCCGCCCTGCCAGGCCATGGTGAACGTCTTGGGCTGAGCCGCCATCATCGCGATCTGCGGCGCGATCGCGCCCGGCGGGACGACGACCTTGTCCGGCCCCTTGCTCTGCAGTTTCGCCCGGTCCACGCGGGTGGCCTTCAGCTTCTTCACGTCGTCGGCCGAAAGCATCCCGAACTGCATCGGGGTGAGTTGACGGCATTCCTTAATCCCGCCGTCGAACGCGGGCCCGGTGATCCGGCAGACGGTTTCGAGGTCCTTGTCGCCCAGCGCGTGGTGGTATTCCTCCATCACGCTCGCGGCCCCTTCCGGCGTGTGCGCCACCGCGCCGCCCGTGGCGGATTTCGTGGCCTCGGAGACGGTCGCCGAAGGCCTCGAAGTACTGGCTTGTGTCGTGCTGGTGGCCGGCGCTTCGGAGGTGCTCGGAACGGCCGAGGACTGCGGCGACGCGGTTCCCGGAGTCTGCTCTTCGCACCCCGCGATCAAGAACAGTGCCGCGGCCGCGCAGGCCGCTCCGAGCGGTCGGATCGTCATGATGCCCCCTGTAGAGCTGCTGTTGACCAGCGAAGAGTAACAACTCGGGGCGAAGTGTCACACTTGAATCGGGAAAATCACGAGTCCCCGGTGATCAGCCCCAGCATCGACACCGACAAGACGAGCTGGGCGGAGACGCAGGTCCGCGGCATCGCTTCCTTCTTCTTGCCGACGAAGTCGACCTGAACGACTTGGCCGTTGCTCAGCTGGACGCTCAGGGCACAGGCGTCCGCGGTCTGCTCGAACCTGGCCTTCAGCGTGCCGAACTGCCCGTTCCGCACGTCCGCGCCCGGGTTCGGCGGCACGGCTTCGAGACCGCCCGTGCCCGTCGTGTACATCCCGACGACCTTCGCGTACGGGACCTCGTGAGTACAGGTCGGCCCGAGTGGCCCCTCGCCCTTCTGTGCGCCTTCGCGGCCCGCGTTGACCCCGGCGTAGTTCGTATGAGTGAACTTGACGACCTCGCAGATGTCCGCGTTCGTCAGCACACCGGCCGCGGGTTCCTGGACGGTGCTCGGCGCCGGTTTGCCACCGGCGAGCGGAACGAATTTCTTCAGCACCACTTCGGCGACCTTCTTCGCCAGTTCGCAGTGCTCGGCGCGCGTGCCTGCTTCGTCGCTGTTGACGTCATAGGCGTCGACAGCGATCGAGGCGTAGGCGCGGACGTCCATGTTGACCGAGCAGAACGTCACCGGCTCCGGATCGAAGGCATAGGTCCGGCCCTTGATCCCGGCGATCTCCACCGGCTCCATCACCGCCGAATCCTGCGTGATCCAGCCGAACGGGCTGTAGGCGTGCACCTGCGCGCCCTTGTTGTTCGGGAACTCGAACTGACAGCCGCTCAGCACACCCTTGGCACTCGTGAGACCGAGCGGCTGCAGATCCGGCTTGATCGACTCGAGCCAGTCGCAGCCCTCTTCGCCGCGCTTCGCAGGCAGGGCCAGCGGCTGGTCGAGCACCTGATCGCTGAACCCCGACCCGTCGGCGGGCGGTTCGTATCGCGGGTACTTCGCCTCGCTCGCGCCGGGTGCCGAGCCCTCGCGGAAAGCCTTCCCGTCGATGGCGCCGGAACATCCGGTGAGCAGCAGGGCGACGGCCAGGAAATACGGCCAACGAGACATGACGACCCCCAGTAGTCCTCAATTCGGACGGGAGTCTAAGCCGCTTCCGGGCGCTTCGCCGGGGCTTGGGTCAACCGATCGTGGTCACTTCCAGGACGGAAGCCACAACTCGGCGTTCCAGTGCTCGTTCGTGATCGCGTTGCCGTTCAGGATCGGCCACAACCAGGCGAAGTTGGCCACGACGAGGCCCACGTAGAGGGCGACGACGAGCAGGCCGGTGCCCCGCCGCTCGAATCCGCGTTTCGCGCTCCCGAGGATCTGCCCGAGGACCAGCGTCAACCCGAGTACCAGGAACGGCGCCAGCGGCGTCGCGTAGAAGTAGTACATCTGGCGGTCGAGGTTGGTGAACCACGGCAGGAACCCGGCGAGGTAGCCGACGAGCACGGCGGCGTAGCGCCAGTCCGCGCGGAAGACCGAGCGCCACACGCTCCAGCCGAGCATCGGCAGCGCCAGCCACCACATCGCCGGCGTCCCGATCAGCATCGTCGCCCGCACACAGGTCGACTCGCCGCAGCCCGTCGCGTCCGTGCCGCCCGCGTACGCGTAGAGCATCGGCCGCAGCCCCATCGGCCAGGTCCATGGCTTCGACTCCCAGGGATGCGGTTTGTCCTTGGGCGTCACCAGGTTGGCGTGGAAGTCGAGCACGTTCATCGAATAGTCGCCGAGCGACCGCAACGCGGGCGGCATCCAGGCCCAGAAACCGGGATCGATGTCCTTGATGGCCACGTAGTTGCGGTCGGTCGCGGTCTCGCTCGCGAACCAGGCCCAGTAGCAGGCGAAGTACACCAGGATCGGGATGACGACGATCGCCCACAGCGCGGGTAGCACGTCGCGGCGCAGCGTGCCGACCCATGGCCGCTGCACGCCGGCCGCCCGGCGGGCGGCGACGTCGAAGAAGACGGTGAGCAGCCCGAAGGCGGCGATGTAGTAGAGCGCCGACCATTTGACGCCGAAGGTCAGCCCGATCATCAGGCCGCCGGCGAACCTCCACCACCGGAAACCCAGCTTCGGGCCGAACCGGGATTCGTCGATCCAGCCTTCGCGGACGGCCACGGCGAGCCGTCGCCGCACCTGGTCGCGGTCGCACAGCAGACAGGCGAACGCGGCGAGGACGAACAACGCGATGAAGATGTCGAGCATGCCCATACGTGACTGCAGGTGCAGGACGCCGTCGCTGATCACCAGGATTCCGGCGACCGCACCGAGCAGTGTCGACCGCGTGAGCCGCCGGGCGATCCGGATGGTGAGGAGCACGATCAGCGTGCCTGCCAGCGCCGGCATGATCCGCCAGCCCCAGGCGTTGTAGCCGAACAGCCACTCGCCGATCGCGATGAGATGCTTCGCCAGCGGCGGGTGGACGATCAGCTCGTAGCCGTAGTTGTCCTCGTAACCGCCGTTGCGCAGCATCTGCCACGCCTGCGGGACGTAGTGCTTCTCGTCGAAGACGGGGGTGCCCTTGTCCGTGGGCGTTCCCAGGTTCTGGATCCGGACGATGCCGCCGATGAGCGTCAGCACCAGCGTGACGATCCAGCCGCGCAGACGGTCCGTCGGCATGCCGCGGCCGAGGAGGGTGGCCTCCCGGTCGTTCGGTGGCCTGAGCGAGTCGACCGGATCCGGCCGCACGCTCTCGTTGTCGCGGGTCAGCAGTGCGGTCACGGGGCATGATCCTACGGGCGGAAGAGTGAACTCGGTGTCCGGATCTGCGAACCGGTTAACCTTCGGGAATGACCGAAGGACGCCTCGTGCTGGCAGCCACCCCGCTCGGAGACGTCCGTGACGCTTCGCCGCGCCTGTCCGAAGCCCTCGCGACGGCCGACGTGATCGCCGCCGAAGACACCCGGCGCCTGCGCTCCCTCACAGCGGCTCTCGACGTCTCACCGGTCGGACGCGTCGTCAGCTTCTACGAGGACGTCGAGACCGCCCGTCTGCCGAAGCTGCTCGAATCGCTTCAAGCCGGTGAGACGGTGCTCCTGGTGACCGACGCGGGGATGCCGAGCGTCTCGGATCCCGGGTTCCGCCTGGTGGCGGCCTGCGTCGAGGCGGAGGTGCCGGTGACCTGCCTGCCCGGCCCGTCCGCGGTGACCACGGCGCTCGCGCTGTCCGGCCTGCCCTGCGACCGTTTCTGTTTCGAAGGTTTCGCTCCGCGCAAGCCCGGTGAACGGGCGAAATGGCTCGGTTCGCTGAAGGACGAGCCCCGTACGGCCGTGTTCTTCGAGTCGCCGCATCGCCTCGCGAGCACGCTCGCCGACGCCGCCGACGTCCTGGGCCCCGAGCGTCGCGCCGCCGTTTGCCGCGAATTGACCAAAACCTACGAAGAGGTCAAACGCGGCAATCTGCCGGATTTGGCCGCTTGGGCCGCCGAAGGGGTCAAAGGCGAGATCACCGTCGTTCTGGCGGGCGCGCCGCCGCGCTCGGTGAGCGTCGAGGACCTGGTCTCGGAGGTCTCTTCGCGGGTCTCGGCAGGTGAACGCCTCAAATCCGCCGCCGCCGAGGTCGCCGAGGCGGCCGGGGTGTCGAAGAAGGAGCTCTACGACGCGGTTCTCGCTTCCCGCAAGCGCTAGGACAGCAAGGCCGTCACGGCCGCGTGTGCCTTGCCGGCGTCGGGTTCGTCGCCGGTGATGACATCGGTGTAGATGAAGGACTCGCCGATCCGCACCAGCAGATAAGCCAGGTCTTCGACCGGCAGCGGCGGAGTGAGCCGCCCGGCCTCGACCTCTTCGTCCAGAAACTCGCGCATCTTCGCGATCGCGCGACTCTGCACCACGCTGGCCTTGGTCGTCAGGATCCGCAGTGCCCGCTCGGGCTCGTTGCGCAGGAACTCCCGGAACGGTTTCGAGCCGTTCACGGTCCGGACGAAGGTGCCGACGAGCTCCGCGATCCCTTCCGCGCCGCGCCCGAGCTTGCCGGAAGACCGCGCTTCGAAGACCTCCACGGTCATCGACCACAGGATTTCGCCGAGCAGCTGATCCCGGCCGCCGACCCATCGGTGCAGGGTCGCCCGGCTGATCCCCAGCTCGCTCGCCAGCTCGCCCATGTCCACCCGGCGCCCCTCCAGAAAGCGGGCGCGCGCGATCGTGAACGCGCGCAGGGCGTCCGGGCGCGGCGAAGTCAGCTGGCGTTCGAGTGCGGTTTCGATGAGTGAAACATATCACGCAATGTCTCAGGCATGAGACATATGCAAGAATGTCTCATCTCGACGAGGAGGAAGCGGATGCGCGCAGTACAGGTGACCGAGTTCGGCGGACCCGAGGTGCTCAACCTCGTCGACCTTCCCGATCCCGTCCCCGGTCCAGGTCAGCGGCTGGTCGACGTCGACCGGATCGGCATCAACTACGCCGATACCCACCAGGCGGAAAACTCGTACCTCGCACCGAGCAAGCTCCCGCTCGTCCCCGGCGGCGAGATCGTCGGCCGCACCGCCGACGGCAAGCGGGTCGTCGCGCTGCTCAACGGCGGTGGCGGCTATGCCGAACGCGCGGTGGCCGACGACGTCACCAGCTACGAGGTTCCCGACGGCGTCGACGACCTGACCGCGCTCTCCTTCATCGTCCAGGGCACCACGGCCTCGCTTCTGCTGCGCAAGAGCGCCCATCTCGAACCCGGCGAAACCGTCGTCGTGCACGCGGCCGCGGGCGGGGTCGGCTCCATCGCCGTGCAGCTGGCGAAAGCCTGGGGAGCGAGCCGGGTCATCGCCACCGCCAGCAGCGACGAAAAGCGCGCCCTCGCCCTCGAACTGGGCGCCGACTTCGCCATCGATTCGCGGGCCGAGAACATGACCGACGCGCTCCGCGAGGCGAACGGCGGCAAACGCGTCGACATCGTGCTCGACATGACCGGTGGCACGGTCACGGACCAGAGCATCGCGGCCCTCGCGCCGTTCGGCCGTCTCGCGTTCTACGGCATGGCCAGCCGCGAGAACCCGAAGCCGATCGAAGCCCGCAACCTCCTCGGGCACAGCACCACCGTGGCCGGGATGTGGCTGCCGCACGCTTTCAAACTCCCCGGCGACGTCTTCGGCCGCGCGCTCGACGAGCTTTTCGAGCTGGCTCTCGCCGGCCGGATCCGCGCTGTCGCCGGAGGCGAGTACGCGCTGTCCGACGCGCGCGCCGCCCACGAGGCCCTCCGCTCGCGCGGCACGATGGGCAAGCTCCTGCTGGACCCCACCAAGTAGCTAGCCGAGCAGGTGCTCCAGCGGAGCGGACTTGTGCAGGCACTCCTGCCATTCCGCGTCGCTGTCGGAGTCGGCGGTGATCCCACCGCCGACTCCGAGCGCGATCGTGCCTTCGTGGATTTCGAAGGTTCTGATCGCGACGTTCAGTTCCAGGCCGGCGATCGGCGAAGCGAGCCCGATCGCACCGGTGTAGACGCCGCGCGCGGTGGGCTCCAGCTCGGCGATCAGGTCCAGCGCCCGGATCTTCGGCGCGCCCGTCACCGAACCCGGCGGGAACGTGGCCGCCAGCAGCGCCGCGTCGTCGATCCCGTCGGCGAGCGATCCCTCCACAGTGGACTCCAGATGCCAGACCCCCGGCGCGGGCCGGACCGCGAGCAGCTCGGGGACACGGACGCTGCCGGTGGCGCACACCCGGCCGAGATCGTTGCGGACGAGATCGGTGATCATCACGTTTTCGGCGACGTCCTTGGTGGATTCCCGAAGCCGTCGCGCGAGGTGCTCGTCAGCGGGGTTCCGCCTCGGCAGGGTGCCCTTGATCGGCGTCGACCGGACGCGTCGTCCATGCCTGGCAAGGAAAAGCTCGGGAGAGAACGAGACGACCGAGCCCCAGTCTCCGGCGAGGAACGCCGCCCGGCGGGCTCCCAGACGACGCACGCCTTCGGCGAACAACGCGATCGGATCGCCCGTGAACCTGCCGCCGAAGCGAGCGCAGATGTTCGCTTGGAAGAGCTCGCCGGCTTCGATCGCGTGCACACACGCCTTGACGGCGTCGTAGTGCTCCGAAGGAAGCGGCCGTGCCAACGGGCCGGAACTCCAGGTCGTCGCCTCGGGAAGCTCGGCGAGCGCGGATTCCACCGCGGACACCTCGGCGACCGGATCCGGAGCACCGTCGGGAACCAGGGCTTCGAACCACCACGACCCGTTCGCGTCCAGCCGGAGAACCCGGTCGACCCAGCCCCACGCGGCCGGCGGAAGCTCCCCGGAACGGCCCGACGGATCGGTCAGGTCGTACCCCAGGTAACCGAACCAGCCGCCCCCGACCGCGCCGGGCACCGCGTCACGAACGTCCGGCATCCGAGTGGGGATCGAGAACGCTTCGGCCACGTCACGGACCGGAGTCAGGGAAGCGTTCAGCGCGATGACCGCGCGCGAAGAGAACCACTCTCCGCAAAGCGCGGCGGGCGGTGCGAGGCCGAGCTTCTCGGCGCGTGCGCCGAGGACCGCCAGTGCCCGTTCGGGCCCGACGTCGGTCCGCAGCTTCCGGCACATCAACCGCACGCGACATTGTCGCCGTCCGGGTGGCCGGAAAAGCAACCCGCGCCCAGCGGAAAGTGAGATCCGCGACCACGCGGTGACGTCGTGCGCATCCGCCGTCACGCAGCGGAAACTACAAGAGCACGTCGGTCAGTTTGAAGGGATAGACCACCGCGTCCTGCGCGATCGGTCCGTCCACACCGGGCAGGCCGTCGCCGAAACCGTGCTGATGCAATCCCAGCCGCGAGTGGAACCATCCCGGTCTCCCCGGGATCTCGTTGTGCCTGACCAGCCACAACACCACTTCGCTGTCCGCCCACTTGTCCGGCCGCAACCGGTTCGTCCAGCAGTCGAGGCTCGCGTACACGAGGACGCGTTCGACGCGCGCCGCATGCCTGACGTGTTTGATCCACGCCTTGATGAACCGGTCGTCGACGCTGGGCGCCTCCACTTCGAGCGCGGGCGCGAGCGAACCGGGCGCGAAGGCGCCGAGCGCGCTCGCCGTCCGCACGAAATGGTCGGCTTGGTCGTGGACGGCACCAGGACGTGCGTAGTGCCGCGCGCCCGTGTGGATACCGGCGTGCTGCGCGCCGGTCAGATTGCGTTCCGCCGCGGCGTCCCGCCAGTTGGTGTTTTCGGTGACGGTGACCGACGCGAACCGGATATCGGCGCCGCGCACCGCCGCCCAGTCCGTCACCGACTCACGGTGGGACAGGGTGACGCCGTGCTCGCCTTCCGGATCCAGCAAACCCACCCGCCTCGAATTTCGCCCCAGTACGACCGAAAGGTCACCATACGTCCGCGGAGCGGCCGCAAGGTGACCTTTCGGTACAGCGTGTCTCA from Amycolatopsis sp. EV170708-02-1 includes:
- the rsmI gene encoding 16S rRNA (cytidine(1402)-2'-O)-methyltransferase, which encodes MTEGRLVLAATPLGDVRDASPRLSEALATADVIAAEDTRRLRSLTAALDVSPVGRVVSFYEDVETARLPKLLESLQAGETVLLVTDAGMPSVSDPGFRLVAACVEAEVPVTCLPGPSAVTTALALSGLPCDRFCFEGFAPRKPGERAKWLGSLKDEPRTAVFFESPHRLASTLADAADVLGPERRAAVCRELTKTYEEVKRGNLPDLAAWAAEGVKGEITVVLAGAPPRSVSVEDLVSEVSSRVSAGERLKSAAAEVAEAAGVSKKELYDAVLASRKR
- a CDS encoding QsdR family transcriptional regulator, encoding MGELASELGISRATLHRWVGGRDQLLGEILWSMTVEVFEARSSGKLGRGAEGIAELVGTFVRTVNGSKPFREFLRNEPERALRILTTKASVVQSRAIAKMREFLDEEVEAGRLTPPLPVEDLAYLLVRIGESFIYTDVITGDEPDAGKAHAAVTALLS
- a CDS encoding dolichyl-phosphate-mannose--protein mannosyltransferase, which produces MTALLTRDNESVRPDPVDSLRPPNDREATLLGRGMPTDRLRGWIVTLVLTLIGGIVRIQNLGTPTDKGTPVFDEKHYVPQAWQMLRNGGYEDNYGYELIVHPPLAKHLIAIGEWLFGYNAWGWRIMPALAGTLIVLLTIRIARRLTRSTLLGAVAGILVISDGVLHLQSRMGMLDIFIALFVLAAFACLLCDRDQVRRRLAVAVREGWIDESRFGPKLGFRWWRFAGGLMIGLTFGVKWSALYYIAAFGLLTVFFDVAARRAAGVQRPWVGTLRRDVLPALWAIVVIPILVYFACYWAWFASETATDRNYVAIKDIDPGFWAWMPPALRSLGDYSMNVLDFHANLVTPKDKPHPWESKPWTWPMGLRPMLYAYAGGTDATGCGESTCVRATMLIGTPAMWWLALPMLGWSVWRSVFRADWRYAAVLVGYLAGFLPWFTNLDRQMYYFYATPLAPFLVLGLTLVLGQILGSAKRGFERRGTGLLVVALYVGLVVANFAWLWPILNGNAITNEHWNAELWLPSWK
- a CDS encoding glycoside hydrolase family 25 protein, which codes for MLDPEGEHGVTLSHRESVTDWAAVRGADIRFASVTVTENTNWRDAAAERNLTGAQHAGIHTGARHYARPGAVHDQADHFVRTASALGAFAPGSLAPALEVEAPSVDDRFIKAWIKHVRHAARVERVLVYASLDCWTNRLRPDKWADSEVVLWLVRHNEIPGRPGWFHSRLGLHQHGFGDGLPGVDGPIAQDAVVYPFKLTDVLL
- a CDS encoding DUF3558 domain-containing protein yields the protein MSRWPYFLAVALLLTGCSGAIDGKAFREGSAPGASEAKYPRYEPPADGSGFSDQVLDQPLALPAKRGEEGCDWLESIKPDLQPLGLTSAKGVLSGCQFEFPNNKGAQVHAYSPFGWITQDSAVMEPVEIAGIKGRTYAFDPEPVTFCSVNMDVRAYASIAVDAYDVNSDEAGTRAEHCELAKKVAEVVLKKFVPLAGGKPAPSTVQEPAAGVLTNADICEVVKFTHTNYAGVNAGREGAQKGEGPLGPTCTHEVPYAKVVGMYTTGTGGLEAVPPNPGADVRNGQFGTLKARFEQTADACALSVQLSNGQVVQVDFVGKKKEAMPRTCVSAQLVLSVSMLGLITGDS
- a CDS encoding NADPH:quinone oxidoreductase family protein, coding for MRAVQVTEFGGPEVLNLVDLPDPVPGPGQRLVDVDRIGINYADTHQAENSYLAPSKLPLVPGGEIVGRTADGKRVVALLNGGGGYAERAVADDVTSYEVPDGVDDLTALSFIVQGTTASLLLRKSAHLEPGETVVVHAAAGGVGSIAVQLAKAWGASRVIATASSDEKRALALELGADFAIDSRAENMTDALREANGGKRVDIVLDMTGGTVTDQSIAALAPFGRLAFYGMASRENPKPIEARNLLGHSTTVAGMWLPHAFKLPGDVFGRALDELFELALAGRIRAVAGGEYALSDARAAHEALRSRGTMGKLLLDPTK
- a CDS encoding aminodeoxychorismate synthase component I is translated as MRLMCRKLRTDVGPERALAVLGARAEKLGLAPPAALCGEWFSSRAVIALNASLTPVRDVAEAFSIPTRMPDVRDAVPGAVGGGWFGYLGYDLTDPSGRSGELPPAAWGWVDRVLRLDANGSWWFEALVPDGAPDPVAEVSAVESALAELPEATTWSSGPLARPLPSEHYDAVKACVHAIEAGELFQANICARFGGRFTGDPIALFAEGVRRLGARRAAFLAGDWGSVVSFSPELFLARHGRRVRSTPIKGTLPRRNPADEHLARRLRESTKDVAENVMITDLVRNDLGRVCATGSVRVPELLAVRPAPGVWHLESTVEGSLADGIDDAALLAATFPPGSVTGAPKIRALDLIAELEPTARGVYTGAIGLASPIAGLELNVAIRTFEIHEGTIALGVGGGITADSDSDAEWQECLHKSAPLEHLLG